Proteins from one uncultured Cohaesibacter sp. genomic window:
- a CDS encoding ATP-binding cassette domain-containing protein has product MNDDTRKKDGQSSNKEQAEQKERRVQGSGKLQIKPIVPAKRSGKGKARGTPMLLKRADDNPLEGATLSEAARHAGKEDVSLAELADYSADQHFSTDASEPKLDEPKDHITKDACMPAYGGESAPERDVPFSDFEQRLGIKERWSGIDYASSAGRCVQVLLALIGWGGGGRHLAQVLPHFNTVHDMTGLRAVLTRLNYVAISDEAKLGTLSEEKLPCLYQDEEDDIVRIVLSVDFGANRVTCFNGQTGEEEVIVCPGQPVIIHHIKPLDVASRTRFVQSFGWVTHAAASFRKLFFSLFVINFGINLAAMAVPIFIMTVYGYAIPSKAPGSLMMFVLGVGMIVAADYALRSLRTRILAYVGARFDTALSVEVFQRLLYLPYSMVQNASIGAQLARLRQFEKLREIFLGSFGTAVLDLPFVLVFITAIALIGGWIAAIPATLVGLYAILAMVTIPIAKRQTMQSGDAKSKKQNIMMELFLMHREIKNVGGEAIWQKRYEDAAASFAALDFRAQHFSRQVQTISQALSMGAGITTLGAGTIMVMEGDLGVGGLIAIMALIWRVLAPLQNAFLSLSRVGKLIEAIRMVNNLMRTQPERMPGIVPSISRKFQGHISTKNLSFRYPQAADAAIKNANVTINPGEIVAITGPSGGGKSTFLKLLAGLYRPVAGAVGFDHLDIRQIDLGELRFEISYQPDNATFFYGTVAQNFHLNDPEADCAKMAKLMQTFDIEADHPDLPEGMETRLKAETVHQMSDALKQKLLLCRSFSKSATYYFLDEPANYLDFETDRKFMDHLQSMRGEATILFTTQRPSHMKMADRILVLHEGQVIMNGPPEKILPQLDSFNKSVA; this is encoded by the coding sequence ATGAACGACGATACAAGAAAGAAAGACGGCCAGTCTTCCAATAAGGAACAGGCAGAGCAAAAAGAACGAAGAGTGCAAGGCTCTGGCAAGCTTCAGATCAAGCCGATTGTACCGGCCAAGCGCAGCGGCAAAGGCAAGGCGCGGGGCACTCCGATGCTGCTCAAGCGGGCCGACGATAATCCGCTGGAGGGCGCAACCCTATCCGAAGCTGCGCGTCATGCGGGCAAAGAGGATGTGAGCCTTGCGGAGCTCGCAGACTATTCGGCGGATCAGCATTTTTCGACGGATGCAAGCGAGCCAAAGCTTGATGAACCGAAGGACCATATCACCAAAGATGCGTGTATGCCGGCATATGGGGGCGAAAGCGCGCCTGAACGGGATGTTCCCTTTTCTGATTTTGAACAGCGTCTTGGTATCAAGGAACGTTGGTCGGGCATTGATTATGCCAGTTCGGCTGGCCGGTGCGTTCAGGTTTTGCTGGCGCTGATCGGCTGGGGCGGTGGCGGACGTCATCTGGCGCAGGTGCTCCCCCATTTCAATACCGTTCATGACATGACGGGGTTAAGAGCCGTTCTGACCCGGCTCAATTATGTGGCTATTTCGGATGAAGCCAAGCTCGGCACCCTGTCGGAAGAAAAGCTGCCCTGCCTTTATCAGGATGAAGAGGACGATATTGTCCGCATTGTTCTATCCGTCGATTTTGGTGCCAATCGGGTGACCTGCTTTAATGGCCAGACCGGCGAGGAAGAGGTCATTGTCTGCCCCGGGCAGCCGGTGATTATCCACCATATCAAACCGCTGGACGTGGCCAGTCGCACCCGTTTTGTCCAATCCTTCGGTTGGGTAACCCATGCTGCGGCGTCTTTCCGCAAGTTGTTCTTCTCGTTGTTTGTCATCAATTTCGGCATCAATCTGGCAGCCATGGCGGTGCCCATTTTCATCATGACGGTCTATGGCTATGCGATCCCGTCCAAGGCGCCGGGTAGTCTGATGATGTTTGTCCTCGGCGTGGGCATGATCGTTGCTGCGGACTATGCGCTGCGGTCCCTGCGTACGCGCATTCTGGCCTATGTCGGTGCTCGCTTTGATACCGCCCTGTCGGTTGAGGTCTTCCAGCGCCTTCTCTATCTGCCCTATAGCATGGTGCAGAATGCCTCCATTGGTGCGCAGCTGGCACGGTTACGGCAATTTGAAAAATTGCGCGAGATCTTTCTGGGCTCCTTCGGCACCGCCGTTCTGGACCTGCCCTTCGTGCTCGTTTTCATCACGGCCATTGCGCTGATCGGCGGCTGGATCGCAGCCATTCCCGCAACGTTGGTCGGGCTCTATGCGATATTGGCCATGGTCACCATTCCCATCGCCAAGCGCCAGACCATGCAATCGGGCGATGCCAAATCCAAGAAACAGAACATCATGATGGAGCTGTTTCTGATGCATCGAGAAATCAAGAATGTCGGTGGGGAAGCCATCTGGCAGAAACGCTATGAGGACGCGGCCGCCAGCTTTGCTGCTCTTGATTTCCGTGCGCAGCATTTCTCGCGACAAGTGCAGACCATCTCGCAGGCCCTGTCCATGGGGGCTGGCATTACCACCTTGGGAGCTGGCACGATCATGGTGATGGAAGGGGACCTGGGCGTTGGTGGATTAATTGCGATTATGGCCCTCATCTGGCGGGTTCTGGCGCCCCTGCAGAATGCCTTTCTCAGCCTTTCCCGTGTGGGCAAGCTGATCGAAGCGATCCGCATGGTCAATAATCTGATGCGCACCCAACCTGAGCGCATGCCCGGTATCGTGCCAAGCATTTCGCGAAAATTTCAGGGGCATATATCAACCAAGAATCTGTCCTTCCGTTATCCGCAGGCAGCAGACGCCGCGATCAAGAACGCCAATGTGACCATCAATCCGGGCGAAATCGTCGCCATTACCGGACCAAGCGGAGGCGGTAAGTCCACTTTCCTTAAATTGCTGGCTGGTCTTTATCGTCCTGTTGCTGGTGCGGTGGGCTTTGACCATCTGGATATCCGTCAGATTGATCTGGGCGAATTGCGCTTCGAGATCAGTTACCAGCCAGACAATGCCACCTTTTTCTACGGAACGGTTGCGCAGAATTTTCATCTCAATGACCCAGAGGCCGATTGTGCCAAGATGGCGAAGCTTATGCAGACCTTCGACATCGAGGCAGACCATCCGGATTTGCCTGAGGGGATGGAAACACGTCTAAAGGCGGAAACCGTGCATCAGATGTCGGATGCGCTCAAGCAGAAGCTTTTGCTATGCCGCAGCTTCAGCAAATCCGCGACCTATTATTTTCTTGACGAGCCCGCCAACTATCTGGACTTCGAAACCGATCGTAAATTCATGGATCACCTACAGTCCATGCGGGGCGAGGCCACCATTCTATTCACCACGCAGCGGCCCAGCCACATGAAAATGGCAGACCGCATACTGGTGCTGCATGAAGGACAGGTTATCATGAATGGGCCGCCCGAAAAAATCTTGCCGCAATTGGACAGCTTCAACAAATCGGTTGCGTAA
- a CDS encoding HlyD family type I secretion periplasmic adaptor subunit: protein MKLFASKSTGLDSKTLTLPLALEAEQPPQLFAYVVTGCFIFLGAFIVWAFVTSVLEVTHAGGQIQPVGSVQTIQHLEGGYIDRILVSEGDRVKAGQPLVRLRPTATESERDQLAIRAASLRMAIATTDALMQQQESVSFGEAGRLYSNIAQSQMSVFSSEKDRINRELAKYASQLSRREAEYRATIAEQKSAVKRMEIAKEQFTMLDGLLKQQYASRRSVLEAEAALEEARSRLYSLDGRLSTTREQVKEAHIQLEEARAKIFSDLAKEKSKNASELAEVDRLLTKQQDRVTSLDLTAPTDGIVQELPVNSVGAVVRSGEVVARIVPDDRKIIAEVRVKPKDIGHIHLNADAKVTVSTFDPYVFGSLEGNVKTISATSFEDENGQPYFKVQIALDQNEFNRKGMAYPVLPGMVVTADIVTGSKSLARYLLKPVYRSMDVAFSER from the coding sequence GTGAAGTTGTTTGCTTCAAAAAGCACAGGTCTTGACTCCAAGACCCTGACATTGCCGCTGGCGCTGGAGGCTGAACAGCCGCCCCAGCTCTTTGCCTATGTGGTAACGGGGTGCTTTATCTTTTTGGGAGCCTTCATTGTCTGGGCCTTTGTCACCTCTGTGCTTGAGGTTACCCATGCTGGCGGTCAGATACAGCCGGTTGGCTCTGTCCAGACCATCCAGCATCTAGAAGGGGGCTATATCGACCGGATTCTGGTGTCCGAAGGCGACAGGGTCAAGGCCGGTCAGCCGCTGGTGCGTTTGCGCCCTACGGCTACCGAGAGCGAGCGCGACCAACTGGCCATAAGGGCTGCGTCCCTGCGCATGGCGATTGCCACCACTGATGCTCTTATGCAACAGCAGGAAAGCGTCTCCTTTGGCGAGGCCGGCCGCCTTTATAGCAACATTGCCCAGTCGCAAATGAGTGTCTTTTCCTCCGAGAAAGACCGCATCAATCGCGAGCTGGCCAAATATGCATCTCAGCTGTCTCGTCGTGAGGCGGAGTATCGGGCGACGATTGCCGAGCAGAAAAGTGCCGTAAAGCGCATGGAGATCGCTAAAGAGCAGTTCACGATGCTTGATGGCTTGCTCAAGCAGCAATATGCATCCCGTCGCTCGGTGCTGGAAGCTGAAGCCGCGCTGGAAGAAGCGCGCTCCCGCCTTTATTCTCTTGATGGCCGGCTCTCGACAACACGTGAGCAGGTCAAGGAAGCCCATATACAGCTGGAAGAAGCTCGGGCCAAGATCTTTAGCGATCTGGCCAAGGAAAAATCCAAGAATGCCAGCGAGCTTGCCGAGGTCGATCGCCTTCTGACCAAGCAGCAGGATCGTGTCACCAGCCTTGACTTGACTGCGCCGACGGATGGCATTGTGCAGGAACTGCCCGTCAACTCGGTGGGGGCAGTGGTTCGCTCTGGCGAAGTGGTTGCGCGGATCGTGCCCGATGACCGCAAGATCATAGCCGAAGTGCGCGTCAAACCGAAAGATATCGGCCATATCCATCTCAATGCCGACGCCAAGGTGACCGTCTCGACCTTCGACCCTTATGTTTTCGGCTCGCTGGAAGGCAATGTGAAGACCATTTCGGCAACTTCCTTTGAGGATGAAAATGGCCAGCCTTATTTCAAGGTTCAAATCGCGCTTGATCAAAACGAGTTCAATCGCAAGGGCATGGCGTATCCCGTACTGCCGGGCATGGTTGTGACCGCAGATATCGTGACTGGCTCCAAGTCGCTCGCGCGCTATCTGCTTAAGCCGGTCTATCGTTCCATGGATGTGGCTTTCTCCGAGCGGTAA